The following proteins are encoded in a genomic region of Clostridium kluyveri:
- a CDS encoding sigma-54 interaction domain-containing protein has product MSDKELLEFDNLYKGKKVMDLTMKQLYQIIENSYDGMYITDGDANTLFLNKSYEKITGMKRNDMIGKNMRYLVENKYLSQSGTLLVLESKKNVTIEQKFKTGKTVLVSSSPVFNDNGEITLVVTNVRNVTELYELKEQVKKNMELTEKYYSQLEGIRQQLLKFSDIIAKDEKMLNTLEMAKKVAKVDTTVLLLGETGVGKEKIAKYIHKNSMRNNKSFIKIDCGSIPRNLIESELFGYEKGAFTGANKEGKIGLFELADGGSIFLDEIGELPLDMQVKLLRVLQEGEIKRVGGTEVIRIDVRVVAATNRNLKDMVEKKTFREDLYYRLNVVPIKILPLRERKDDIEPLIEHFLCVFNKKYDFNKIITPAAIDSLKKYKWPGNVRELKNIIERVIIMSSGNKILRSDLPIKEVWDSDASNSNMWRDNLTLKEAVENLEESIIESSVEKHGNVRDAAKELGINASTLVRKRKKYKNKPVLQK; this is encoded by the coding sequence ATGAGTGACAAGGAATTATTAGAGTTTGATAATTTATATAAAGGAAAAAAAGTAATGGATTTAACTATGAAACAGTTATATCAGATTATTGAAAATTCTTATGATGGTATGTATATCACTGATGGAGATGCAAATACATTATTTCTAAATAAATCCTATGAGAAAATTACTGGAATGAAAAGGAATGATATGATAGGAAAAAATATGCGGTATCTTGTAGAGAATAAATATCTTTCCCAGTCTGGTACCCTTTTGGTTCTTGAAAGCAAGAAAAATGTAACTATAGAACAAAAATTTAAAACGGGTAAGACAGTACTTGTTTCAAGCAGCCCTGTTTTTAATGATAATGGGGAAATAACACTTGTGGTCACAAATGTGAGGAATGTTACAGAGCTTTATGAACTTAAAGAACAGGTAAAAAAGAATATGGAACTTACTGAAAAATATTATTCTCAATTGGAGGGAATAAGGCAGCAGCTTCTTAAATTTTCAGATATTATAGCAAAGGATGAAAAAATGCTTAATACACTGGAAATGGCAAAAAAAGTAGCCAAAGTAGATACTACTGTACTTTTACTTGGGGAAACCGGTGTAGGTAAAGAAAAAATAGCCAAATATATACATAAAAACAGCATGAGAAACAATAAGAGTTTTATAAAAATAGATTGTGGTTCCATACCGCGTAATCTCATAGAGTCGGAACTTTTTGGCTATGAAAAGGGAGCCTTTACAGGAGCAAATAAAGAGGGAAAGATAGGATTATTTGAACTGGCAGACGGAGGAAGCATTTTCCTGGATGAAATAGGAGAACTTCCTCTTGATATGCAGGTAAAATTATTGAGAGTTCTTCAAGAGGGTGAAATCAAAAGAGTAGGAGGAACCGAAGTTATCAGAATTGACGTAAGGGTGGTTGCTGCTACCAATAGAAATTTGAAAGATATGGTGGAGAAAAAAACTTTCAGGGAGGATTTATATTATAGGTTAAATGTGGTGCCTATTAAAATTTTACCTCTCAGAGAAAGAAAAGATGACATTGAGCCCCTTATAGAGCATTTTCTATGTGTATTCAATAAAAAATATGATTTTAATAAGATAATTACCCCTGCAGCTATAGATTCTCTAAAAAAATATAAATGGCCGGGAAATGTAAGAGAGTTAAAGAACATAATAGAGAGGGTTATAATTATGAGTTCGGGAAACAAGATATTGAGGAGTGATTTGCCTATTAAGGAAGTTTGGGATAGTGATGCATCAAACAGTAATATGTGGAGGGACAACTTGACTTTAAAAGAAGCAGTAGAAAATTTGGAAGAGTCTATAATAGAAAGTTCTGTAGAAAAGCACGGTAATGTAAGGGATGCAGCTAAAGAGCTTGGTATAAATGCTTCTACTTTAGTAAGAAAGAGAAAAAAGTATAAAAATAAACCTGTGTTGCAAAAGTAG
- a CDS encoding MaoC family dehydratase produces the protein MRGLTIDELKVGDSICIEKVVTEEDVYLFAKVTGDYNPLHTDRFQYKDKFKKRIAHGVLLAGYVSACIGMKFPGPGTVYLSQNSKFNLPVYFGDNIKVEVKVLEIYKKENIVKLKTTCIKHNKSKVLTGEAFVMPPLK, from the coding sequence ATGAGGGGTTTAACCATTGATGAATTAAAGGTGGGAGACAGTATTTGTATTGAAAAAGTGGTAACTGAAGAGGATGTATATTTATTTGCCAAAGTAACGGGAGATTATAATCCTCTTCATACAGATAGATTTCAATATAAGGATAAATTTAAGAAAAGGATAGCACATGGGGTGCTGCTGGCAGGATATGTATCTGCATGTATAGGCATGAAATTTCCGGGGCCTGGAACTGTGTATTTAAGTCAGAATTCAAAATTTAATTTACCTGTGTATTTTGGAGATAATATAAAAGTAGAGGTAAAAGTCTTAGAAATATATAAAAAAGAAAATATAGTAAAATTGAAAACTACTTGTATAAAGCATAATAAAAGTAAAGTTTTAACTGGGGAAGCTTTTGTTATGCCTCCATTGAAATAA
- a CDS encoding NAD(P)H-dependent oxidoreductase subunit E: MITVLEQNSNNNLSGQEVIEKYPKKQRFILPILHDIQRKYKYIPRESLENLSKYLDIPFSRLYGMVILLKKGIV; the protein is encoded by the coding sequence ATGATAACTGTATTAGAACAAAATTCAAACAATAATTTATCAGGACAAGAGGTGATTGAAAAATACCCCAAGAAGCAGAGATTTATTCTTCCTATACTACATGATATACAGAGAAAGTATAAGTATATACCAAGAGAGTCTTTAGAAAATTTATCTAAGTATCTGGATATTCCTTTTAGTAGATTGTATGGTATGGTTATTTTATTGAAAAAGGGAATTGTATGA
- a CDS encoding acyl-CoA reductase, which yields MIDCYSLDGYLYEKEISFNNFSRVNDILKSNLKLLNSMPTQASVLILDEYSKRLSRDKKLLKIQGVSYLSFYFRKSNIEKLIKMSLKDEKYLDEFVSIGNDKYVKAQARGISCHWIAGNVSTLALYSIFQSLIAGNSNLVKVPEKSMALVLRLLKPLDDIQVVYEEKVYHSKDLLKNICLVYFPREDESLNKSMSIMADARIVWGGEEAVDYIASLPKKTTCKDVVFGPKYSFAVFDREVIESDKCFSYMDKLVMDIVLFQQKACSSPQVLFVEKSSISLKDIIGMLKKSFEKIGKRYNDLLDESTCAKIINERGVYSLEPDKDICCSRGLEYTILINDEIVLEEPLGGRCIFVKEIESIFDIENLITRRIQTIGHAISDKGKLFKFSDRVTSFGVNRVVGVGTMNIYDSPWDGNFMINELVTWCSVNI from the coding sequence ATGATAGATTGTTATTCATTAGATGGATACCTTTATGAAAAAGAGATAAGCTTCAATAATTTCAGCCGTGTAAATGATATTTTGAAATCAAACTTAAAATTGTTAAATTCTATGCCTACCCAAGCTAGTGTACTTATACTAGATGAGTATAGTAAAAGACTGAGTAGGGATAAAAAACTTCTTAAAATTCAAGGAGTGTCTTATCTGTCATTTTATTTCAGAAAATCAAATATAGAAAAGTTGATAAAGATGAGTTTGAAGGATGAAAAGTATTTAGATGAGTTTGTATCTATAGGAAATGATAAGTATGTAAAAGCACAGGCAAGGGGAATAAGCTGCCACTGGATAGCGGGAAATGTGAGCACTCTTGCACTTTATTCAATTTTTCAATCGCTTATAGCAGGAAATTCAAATCTTGTAAAAGTTCCTGAAAAAAGTATGGCCCTGGTTTTAAGACTGCTGAAGCCTTTGGATGATATACAGGTAGTTTATGAGGAAAAAGTATATCATTCTAAAGATTTACTTAAAAATATATGTTTAGTATATTTTCCGAGGGAAGATGAATCCTTAAATAAATCCATGTCCATTATGGCGGATGCAAGAATTGTATGGGGAGGAGAAGAGGCGGTAGATTACATTGCATCACTTCCTAAAAAAACCACCTGTAAGGATGTTGTATTTGGGCCAAAGTATTCTTTTGCCGTATTTGACAGGGAAGTTATTGAAAGTGATAAGTGCTTTTCTTATATGGATAAATTAGTGATGGATATAGTTTTATTTCAGCAAAAAGCCTGTTCGTCTCCTCAAGTACTTTTTGTGGAAAAAAGTTCTATTTCTTTAAAAGATATAATTGGCATGTTAAAGAAATCCTTTGAAAAGATAGGCAAAAGATATAATGACCTGCTGGATGAAAGTACCTGTGCAAAGATTATAAATGAAAGAGGAGTGTATAGTCTTGAACCGGATAAGGATATCTGCTGCAGCAGAGGACTTGAATATACTATTTTAATTAATGACGAAATAGTGTTGGAAGAGCCCCTAGGTGGAAGATGTATTTTTGTAAAGGAAATAGAAAGCATATTTGATATAGAGAATTTGATTACCCGAAGAATTCAAACTATAGGGCATGCTATTTCAGATAAAGGCAAACTTTTTAAATTTTCAGATAGGGTTACATCCTTTGGAGTAAATAGAGTGGTAGGTGTAGGAACTATGAATATTTATGATTCTCCATGGGATGGGAATTTTATGATAAATGAACTTGTAACGTGGTGTAGTGTAAATATTTAA
- a CDS encoding acyl-protein synthetase, translating into MKPLIENIIFRDQFEMLQEEKEGMLIEIIKKQLALNEVNPNVGSMYRKLSIDISKISKLSQVPFIPVNMFKIFDLLTCRKEDVIRVLNSSSTTSKTPSKIYLDKGTSIRQSQALINTLKSFLGVTRKPLLVLDTGNVNKNKGVLNARGAAIRGISNFASSITYVMDEEDGELEINLPRLKKFEEENKNKEILVYGFTYIIWSKFVTQLKKKNIKLSLPKMKLLHSGGWKKLVSESVEKEEFNRVTAEIFGTEKSNVMDFYGMVEQLGVVFVDCECGYKHVPDFADIIIRDFNTLEEVEVEQQGIIEVLSILGTSYPSQGILTEDVGEFIGIDDCSCGRRGKYFKFRSRIEKAETRGCGDTFAEREEKK; encoded by the coding sequence ATGAAGCCTTTAATAGAAAATATAATTTTCAGGGATCAATTTGAAATGCTCCAGGAAGAAAAAGAAGGTATGCTGATTGAAATAATTAAAAAACAGCTTGCATTAAATGAAGTTAATCCAAATGTAGGAAGTATGTATAGGAAACTTTCAATAGATATTTCTAAAATTTCAAAGCTCAGCCAAGTGCCATTTATTCCAGTAAACATGTTTAAGATATTTGACCTTTTAACCTGCAGAAAAGAAGATGTAATAAGAGTATTGAATTCTAGTTCCACAACTTCAAAGACTCCAAGCAAGATATATCTGGATAAAGGTACATCTATAAGACAATCTCAGGCACTTATAAATACATTAAAGAGTTTTTTAGGAGTTACCAGAAAGCCCCTTTTAGTTTTAGACACGGGAAATGTAAACAAAAATAAGGGAGTGTTAAATGCCAGAGGGGCAGCAATTAGGGGAATTAGCAATTTTGCAAGCAGTATAACCTATGTTATGGATGAAGAAGATGGAGAACTTGAAATCAACCTGCCTAGGCTAAAAAAATTTGAGGAAGAGAATAAAAATAAGGAAATATTGGTTTATGGATTTACCTATATAATATGGAGTAAGTTTGTAACACAGTTAAAGAAAAAAAATATTAAACTATCCCTTCCTAAAATGAAACTTTTACACAGCGGTGGGTGGAAGAAGCTTGTGTCAGAAAGTGTTGAAAAAGAGGAATTTAATAGAGTGACAGCTGAGATATTTGGTACTGAAAAAAGTAATGTAATGGATTTTTATGGAATGGTGGAACAGCTGGGTGTGGTGTTTGTGGATTGTGAATGTGGATATAAACATGTACCGGATTTTGCAGATATTATAATAAGAGATTTCAATACTTTAGAGGAAGTAGAGGTTGAACAACAGGGAATAATAGAAGTATTGAGTATCCTTGGAACCAGTTATCCTTCTCAAGGTATTTTAACAGAAGATGTAGGTGAATTTATAGGAATTGATGATTGCAGCTGTGGAAGACGGGGAAAATATTTTAAGTTTAGATCTAGAATAGAAAAAGCTGAAACAAGAGGCTGTGGAGATACTTTTGCAGAAAGGGAGGAGAAAAAATGA
- a CDS encoding AMP-binding protein, whose product MTFTDYVFEEFKDSDKIAVIDKNKISYREIYGGVNYVTYLLQENGCLKENSVLVISDNSVFFIKTYFGIIKNGSICVPVNPTISENDMRYIMDILKIKIVFCQKKYRNKVDKIVCRDIMVYSEESIWASKDETNSSGFINEKEDTALIMFTSGSTSKPKGVMLTHYNLMYNTNSIMEYLKLTKNDRVEVVLPFYYCYGTSLLNTHFRCGGSLVINNRFMFPETVIGDIKKYNCTGFAGVPSTYQILLRMTSIKTAKLPSLRYVTQAGGRLPEVFISELCEALEGTDVYIMYGQTEATARLSYLPPEQIKNKLGSIGCGIPGTELVVLNKEGNPTSVGEVGEIAARGGNIMKGYFNDQEETKKVLKNGLLYTGDLAFRDEDGYIFVVSREKNIIKCAGNRISPKEIENTICSIKEVVECAVIGVEDDILGEAIKAFVVLKDKNSSIDDKYIIDYCSSVLPRYKLPKYVQFLSQLPKNSSGKVLFAKLKDM is encoded by the coding sequence ATGACTTTTACTGATTATGTTTTTGAAGAGTTTAAAGATTCAGATAAAATAGCAGTAATAGATAAAAATAAGATAAGTTACAGGGAAATTTATGGTGGCGTAAATTATGTAACTTATTTATTACAGGAAAATGGATGTTTAAAAGAAAATAGTGTACTTGTTATTTCAGACAATTCTGTTTTTTTTATAAAAACTTATTTTGGAATAATTAAAAATGGAAGCATATGTGTCCCTGTAAACCCCACCATATCTGAAAACGATATGAGGTATATTATGGATATTTTAAAAATAAAAATAGTATTTTGCCAGAAAAAATACAGAAATAAAGTAGATAAGATAGTCTGTAGGGACATCATGGTATATAGTGAGGAAAGTATTTGGGCAAGTAAAGATGAAACTAATTCAAGCGGCTTTATAAATGAAAAAGAAGATACGGCACTTATTATGTTTACATCGGGTTCTACTTCAAAACCAAAGGGGGTAATGCTTACTCATTATAATCTCATGTACAATACCAATTCCATAATGGAGTATTTGAAATTGACTAAAAATGACAGGGTGGAAGTGGTACTTCCCTTTTACTATTGCTATGGAACATCTCTTTTGAACACACATTTTAGATGTGGTGGGAGCCTTGTAATAAATAATAGGTTTATGTTTCCTGAAACAGTTATAGGAGATATAAAAAAATATAACTGCACTGGTTTTGCGGGAGTGCCAAGTACCTATCAGATATTACTTAGAATGACCAGTATTAAGACAGCCAAGCTACCTTCACTAAGGTATGTAACCCAGGCAGGCGGCAGGCTTCCAGAAGTATTCATATCGGAACTATGCGAAGCACTTGAAGGAACTGACGTATATATTATGTATGGACAAACTGAGGCTACAGCTAGATTGTCATATCTGCCTCCAGAGCAGATTAAAAATAAATTGGGCTCCATAGGATGTGGTATTCCGGGAACAGAGCTTGTGGTATTAAATAAAGAAGGAAATCCTACCTCTGTGGGAGAGGTGGGAGAAATAGCTGCAAGAGGCGGAAATATAATGAAGGGATATTTTAATGACCAGGAAGAAACCAAAAAGGTGCTGAAAAATGGTCTTTTGTACACGGGAGATTTAGCTTTTAGGGATGAAGATGGATATATATTTGTGGTTTCCAGAGAAAAAAATATAATAAAGTGTGCGGGAAATAGAATAAGTCCTAAGGAGATTGAAAATACTATATGCAGCATAAAAGAAGTGGTTGAGTGTGCTGTCATAGGAGTAGAGGATGATATTCTAGGGGAGGCTATAAAGGCTTTTGTGGTTTTAAAAGATAAAAATTCTTCTATAGATGACAAGTATATAATTGACTATTGTTCTTCAGTATTACCAAGATACAAGTTGCCTAAATATGTTCAGTTTTTATCGCAGCTTCCCAAAAATTCTTCGGGAAAAGTATTGTTTGCAAAGTTAAAAGATATGTAA
- a CDS encoding acyl carrier protein, protein MEKIDKFNKIICDTLNIKDTADIKDELGPDEIEAWDSLAHVELVTGLSEEFGVDFDVVDISRMYTIGDVKKILKKYGVEI, encoded by the coding sequence ATGGAAAAAATAGATAAATTCAATAAGATAATTTGTGATACGTTAAATATAAAAGATACAGCGGATATCAAAGATGAATTAGGCCCAGATGAAATAGAGGCATGGGATTCTCTGGCTCATGTAGAGTTGGTTACAGGACTATCAGAAGAATTTGGAGTGGATTTTGATGTAGTGGATATATCCAGAATGTACACTATTGGAGATGTAAAGAAGATATTAAAAAAATATGGGGTAGAAATATGA
- a CDS encoding cupin domain-containing protein, producing MYNNYNMYPCYYYGNTQDYASDMIYDTYNMYPCPYFAIYPSDFWRGYNEPYIPYDDQIEYDSRLDSSPPSKNEVSIELRDYGPQPFVVDINKVTRENNTFRTALWTGSHLQVTLMSINVGEDIGLEIHPDVDQFIRVEKGQGLVKMGKSKHNLDFQTKVYDDFAIMIPAGTWHNVVNTGNTPLKVYSIYAPPNHPRGTVHVTKEEAEAAEGDKISK from the coding sequence ATGTATAATAATTATAATATGTATCCCTGTTATTATTATGGAAATACACAAGACTATGCTTCAGATATGATATATGATACTTATAATATGTATCCCTGTCCCTATTTTGCAATTTATCCTTCGGATTTTTGGAGAGGATATAATGAGCCCTACATTCCTTATGATGACCAAATCGAATACGATTCAAGACTAGATTCTTCGCCCCCATCAAAAAATGAGGTTTCAATTGAATTAAGAGATTACGGGCCACAGCCCTTTGTAGTTGATATTAATAAAGTTACCAGAGAAAATAATACTTTTCGTACTGCTTTATGGACAGGATCTCATCTTCAAGTTACTTTAATGAGCATAAATGTAGGAGAGGATATAGGTTTGGAAATTCATCCAGATGTTGATCAATTCATCCGTGTTGAAAAAGGACAAGGACTTGTTAAAATGGGAAAAAGTAAACACAATTTAGATTTTCAAACAAAGGTTTATGATGACTTTGCAATTATGATACCTGCTGGCACATGGCACAATGTTGTAAATACAGGTAATACACCTCTTAAAGTTTATTCTATTTACGCACCACCCAATCATCCGCGCGGCACAGTTCATGTTACTAAAGAGGAGGCAGAAGCTGCAGAGGGAGACAAAATATCAAAATAG
- a CDS encoding G1 family glutamic endopeptidase has protein sequence MKVKNIFKKFQILLLSVLLLLGSSSVIAKEWPYNIVNNKYILSNYCFPGPNLIHPIQDYQSENNETTVDLPDNTEKSSNWAGYIVTPASKSDSYTSISGSWTVPGISSNNENAVAAQWIGLGGVDSSDLLQMGTMEQLENGQPVAVVFWEQLPDVAQNIMTIPINSTINVNIYNSSGSTWNLTFTATTPSGEIKTENIYTTLDSSYAEGIGTSAEWISEDPSDVYGKLVPLANTDVVKYESAKVNGNSLSDSSNTIRPVAMESSSGNIVIYPSSLGADGESFTATTAVSNSNLNNRPSIDPNFRHRFNNTPPRQRNIDNLSGQFHSEESITLLIYYNTNKRLD, from the coding sequence ATGAAAGTGAAAAATATATTTAAAAAATTTCAAATTTTATTATTATCAGTATTGTTACTCTTAGGAAGCAGTTCTGTTATTGCAAAAGAATGGCCTTATAATATTGTTAATAATAAATATATTTTATCAAACTACTGTTTTCCAGGACCAAATTTAATCCATCCAATTCAAGATTATCAATCTGAAAATAATGAAACTACAGTAGATCTTCCCGATAATACGGAGAAATCCAGCAATTGGGCAGGATATATAGTTACACCTGCGTCAAAAAGTGATAGTTATACCAGTATTTCTGGAAGCTGGACAGTTCCCGGCATTTCTTCAAATAATGAAAATGCGGTGGCTGCACAATGGATTGGCTTAGGGGGGGTAGATTCTTCAGATTTACTTCAAATGGGAACTATGGAACAACTAGAAAATGGACAACCTGTTGCAGTAGTATTCTGGGAGCAATTACCCGATGTTGCCCAAAATATAATGACCATACCAATTAATTCTACTATTAATGTAAATATATATAATTCATCAGGTTCTACATGGAATCTGACATTTACAGCCACTACACCTAGTGGCGAAATAAAAACTGAAAACATATACACCACATTAGATTCCTCTTATGCTGAAGGAATTGGTACATCTGCAGAGTGGATAAGTGAAGATCCATCAGATGTATATGGTAAGCTTGTACCTCTTGCAAATACAGATGTAGTAAAGTATGAATCTGCCAAAGTTAATGGCAATTCTTTAAGTGATTCTAGTAATACAATTCGTCCTGTTGCAATGGAGTCAAGCAGTGGAAATATTGTAATTTATCCTTCTTCACTGGGAGCAGATGGAGAGTCCTTTACCGCAACTACAGCAGTTTCTAATAGTAACTTAAATAATAGACCAAGTATTGACCCTAACTTTAGACATAGATTTAATAATACTCCACCAAGGCAAAGGAACATAGATAATCTCAGCGGCCAATTCCATTCAGAAGAGTCCATAACATTACTAATTTATTACAATACAAATAAGAGGTTAGATTAA
- a CDS encoding PH domain-containing protein: protein MNIQNELKTYEKIHKNAIKTWIISKTITSIIIIAIYILVMQLFLIPKFGHILLVKYITYILALIIISISIVDTFVGSFLEYKQWKYAIFEDKVELIKGIIIREKTIIPMSRIQNLKIKQGPIQRIYKITSVNIITAGGHHEIPALPVEKAEKITKNLNLLIEAGEKIE, encoded by the coding sequence ATGAATATTCAAAATGAGCTTAAAACCTATGAAAAAATTCATAAGAATGCCATAAAGACATGGATAATTTCAAAAACTATAACAAGTATCATAATTATTGCTATTTATATCTTAGTAATGCAGCTATTTCTCATCCCCAAATTTGGACACATCCTTTTAGTTAAATATATAACCTATATATTGGCATTAATTATAATATCTATCTCCATAGTAGACACATTTGTAGGATCTTTTTTAGAGTACAAGCAGTGGAAATATGCCATATTTGAAGATAAGGTTGAATTAATAAAGGGTATTATCATAAGAGAAAAGACAATAATCCCCATGTCAAGAATACAAAATTTAAAAATAAAACAGGGACCCATTCAAAGAATCTATAAAATAACTTCTGTAAATATAATAACTGCAGGAGGCCATCATGAAATACCTGCGTTACCTGTGGAAAAAGCAGAAAAAATCACTAAAAATCTTAATTTACTTATAGAAGCGGGTGAAAAAATTGAATAA
- a CDS encoding PH domain-containing protein: protein MKKLNKIERNHILRLFYDFINMIKNFIFLAIISIGVLITKIGFIKSILISAILIIVIILYQFLAWRKNFFIVKTNSIYHEEGTFSIKKIEIPLDRINTIDISQKLLERIFKVATIKIDTGDTNKDSELKFTLDKDKTETLKNILLKNQNITTNTPEEDNQLYYILSSKHLLIYSLISNSLFKGLGLLLVAQQFLDDYFKAFTNINTSDYINKLQKYKIYNNIKIIFFFVITLIFISLCLSIIYNFFKYYNFKMWADEKNIYINYGALNKKSYNFYKEKVKGIHIKQTILMQYFKFFTLEIESIGYGDEEGEKSILYPICNASLKNHILKNILEEFQYTGEINKPPKNTYFRFLYKKFILWAVTATICFFIKSKFALLSFIFLLFLFIMGHLEFKNTAFGMDKNIVYMCCHGFNKTQSLLKINAVQSMTLSYSYFQYNKGLCNYSVILYSSSFGKTLQVKNLKNNLARGVF from the coding sequence GTGAAAAAATTGAATAAAATAGAGAGGAACCATATTTTAAGACTATTTTATGATTTTATAAATATGATTAAAAATTTTATATTCCTTGCAATCATATCAATAGGAGTTTTGATAACTAAAATAGGATTTATAAAATCTATCTTAATATCAGCTATTTTAATTATAGTTATTATTTTATACCAATTTCTGGCCTGGAGAAAAAATTTCTTCATAGTAAAAACAAACTCAATATATCATGAAGAAGGAACTTTTAGCATAAAAAAAATTGAAATACCATTAGATAGAATTAATACAATAGATATTTCTCAAAAACTTTTAGAAAGAATTTTCAAAGTAGCTACTATTAAAATTGATACAGGAGATACAAATAAAGATAGTGAATTAAAATTTACTTTAGATAAGGATAAAACAGAAACCCTTAAAAATATTCTGCTTAAAAATCAAAATATTACTACAAACACCCCTGAAGAAGATAATCAGCTTTATTATATCCTAAGTTCAAAACACTTACTTATATATTCACTTATTTCAAATTCATTATTTAAGGGGCTTGGACTATTATTGGTTGCACAACAGTTTCTCGATGATTATTTTAAAGCATTTACTAACATAAATACTTCAGACTACATAAATAAATTACAAAAATACAAAATTTATAATAATATAAAGATTATATTCTTTTTTGTGATTACCTTGATATTTATTAGCCTTTGCTTGTCTATTATATATAATTTCTTTAAATACTATAATTTTAAAATGTGGGCAGATGAAAAAAATATTTATATAAATTATGGAGCCTTAAATAAAAAAAGTTACAATTTTTACAAAGAAAAGGTAAAAGGTATACATATAAAACAAACTATTTTAATGCAATATTTTAAATTTTTCACTCTGGAAATTGAAAGTATAGGCTATGGAGATGAAGAAGGAGAAAAATCCATATTATACCCAATATGCAATGCTTCTCTTAAAAATCACATTCTTAAAAATATACTTGAGGAATTTCAATATACAGGGGAAATAAATAAACCTCCTAAAAATACATACTTTAGATTTTTATATAAAAAATTTATACTCTGGGCTGTTACAGCAACCATCTGCTTTTTTATAAAATCCAAATTTGCATTATTGAGTTTCATATTTTTATTATTCCTATTTATCATGGGACACCTAGAATTTAAAAACACTGCCTTTGGGATGGATAAAAATATAGTCTATATGTGCTGCCATGGCTTTAACAAAACACAATCTCTGTTAAAAATAAATGCAGTACAATCCATGACTCTGTCCTACAGTTACTTTCAATACAATAAAGGACTTTGTAACTATAGTGTTATTTTATACAGTTCTTCTTTCGGTAAAACATTGCAGGTAAAAAATTTAAAAAATAATCTTGCAAGGGGAGTTTTTTAA